In the Verrucomicrobiota bacterium genome, GAACCCTGTGGCTCCACCACGTCCACCGTACCTTCAATCACGTTCTCCGGCGAATTCTGGCCGGCGCGCAGAAGGTGCAGATGTTCCGGGCGGAAGCCAACCCAGACTTCTTTGAGATTTTGCCCGGCGACCGCATCCGCCAGCCTCGCCGGCAACGTCAGGTGAAGGTCTCCACCGATCCTGCGACCAGGCAGAACCTGGCCACGCACGAAGTTCATGGACGGGCTGCCGATAAACCCGGCCACGTAACGATTGGACGGCTTGGCGTACAGTTCTCGTGGTTTTCCGATCTGCTGAATTTTCCCCTCCAACATGACCACGATCCGGTCCCCCATGCTGAGCGCCTCGACCTGGTCGTGGGTAACGTAGAAGGTGGTGACGCCGAGGCGCCGCTGCAACCGGATGATCTCCGCGCGCATCTCGACCCGCAGCTTGGCGTCGATGTTCGATAGCGGTTCGTCCATCAGAAAGACGCGCGGTTCACGAACGATGGCCCGTCCGAGCGCCACCCGCTGGCGCTGGCCGCCGGACAATTCCTTCGGGCGGCGGTTGAGCAAATGTTCAATCCCCAGAATCCTGGCGGCATTGCGCACGTGAGCGTCGACCTGCGTCCTGGGCACCTTGCGCAAGCGCAAGCCGAACGCCATGTTTCCGTAGACGTTCATGTGCGGAAAAAGGGCATAGTTCTGGAACACCATCGCCACGTCGCGTTCTCGCGGGATCATACCGACGACGTTGCGGCCATCAATCCGGATAGAACCTTCGGTGATTGCTTCGAGCCCCGCGATCATCCGCATGGTGGTGGTCTTACCGCAACCGGAAGGCCCGACCAGGACAATAAATTCACCGTCCATCGTCGTAAGGTTGAACTGCTGTACGGCCAATACCTCGCCGTAGCGCTTGGAGACGTTTTCAAGTTGAACGGTAGCCATGTGATTGGACGCGTGGGAAACGGATCTGGGGGCGGCCTCTCGTCATCGAAGCGGTTCAGCCCTTGACGGCGCCGAATGAAAGGCCCCGTGCGAGGTAACGCTGGACGAAAAACGACAGAATCACCGGAGGCGCGATCGCGATGATCGTGTTAACCGCCGCGACGTTGAAATCCACCCCGCGAGTACTCCGGGAAGCCAGGATGAAGGCGGGGAGAGTTGAGGCGTGCTGGGAAGTGAGTGCGGATGCGAAGAGGGCCTCATTCCATGAAAACGCAAAAACGATGATGGCAGTAACGATCAATCCATCGAGAGAAAGCGGCAGGGCGACCATGTAGAAAATCTGCCAAAGGCTGGCCCCTTCGATCCGGGCAGCTTCTTCCACTTCCCGGCTGACATCCCGGAAGATGTCCCGCATGATGACCACGCAGAAGGCCAGGTTGAACGTCGAGTAAAGCAGGATCAGCCCGATCCAGGTATCGATCAGCCGCAGATCAACCAGTAGGATGTAGAACGGCACGAGCACAACGACGGGCGGCATCACCCTTTGCGAGAGGAACCAAAGCGCGATTTCCTTGCTCGGGACAGGAAACTCAAACCGGGCTAAACTGTACGCCGCCGGCGTTCCGAGTACCAGCACCAGAAGGGTGGTGCCGGCCGAGACGATAAAGCTGCTCAACAAACAGTTGAGGCATTGGGGATCGCCGAGCACCTCACGCCAGGAATCCAGGGTCGGCTGAAAGTTCACAAACGGCATAATGGCTCCGGCCGAAAAGGTCGCGGGCAAACTCTTGACGGAATTGATCACGGCCCAAATGAAAGGCGTTACTACCCAGATGACCGCCAGAACGGCGATGACGCACACGGCGATTTTACTGCGGCGGCTGGAATGGCTCCAAAGCAGGCTGTCCATGTTGGTTACGGTTAGTCGATGCGCTTCCGCATCTGGCGAAAGAAAAACGTGATGACGACCGAAGCCAGCACGAGATAGAGGACCCCCATGGCTGAGCCGTGGCCGAAGTCAAAGAATTGAATGGTCGTCAGGTAATCGCGAATGCTGAAGAGTTGGGTGCTCGTCCCCGGACCGCCGCTGGTGAGGGCGAACGGCAACCCGAACGATTTCAACCCTTCGATGAGTCGAAGCAGGATGGCAACGGTCAGCACCGGCCAGGCGAGCGGCAACCCTACGTACCAGAGCACCTCCCAATGGCTGGATGCCTCCAGCATGCTCGCCTCATAGATCTCGTTGGGGATCGCGCCGAGCGCGGCGAGGGACATGAGGAAGACAAAAGGCGTCCACTGCCACACATCCAGCAGAATCGCGGCGGCCAGGCCGCCACTGCCGGTCGACATCCAGTCGATGTGGATACCGACGAGACCAAGCAGGAAGCTGATCAAGCCGCCCTGGGAACTGAAAAGCGTCACGCCCAGGTAGCCGATGGCCACCTCCATGGTGAACAAGGGGGCGGTTAATACCGAGCGTACAAATCCTTTGGCCGGAAAGCCCACGGTGATGATCCAGGCCAGCAAAAAACCGATGCAAATCTCAAGGGGCACTGAAACCCCGACGTAGATGAGGGTGATTTCAAGGCTGTGCCAGAACTCGGCATCCCGCAGGAGTGAAGTGTAGTTCTCAAGGCCAACATAGCCGGTGATCCCCTGGCCAAGGACGTAATTGGCGACGCTGTAATGCAGTGCTGAGATGATCGGGAAAAAGGTGAAGGCAATGACCCAAAGGACGGCCGGCGCGAGCATTCCATATTTGAATGCCCGCTCGGAGCGCGCTTCGGCGCGGCTGGCGGGTTCCATACGGGGCGCCGGGGGCGGTTGGGTTGTCGCGACGGAGTTTTTGGTGGGCACGAGGTTTGCCGGTTCCCATTCAGTGGAAGGATCCGGGCGTACACGCCAGGATCAGAGGCGGCCGGCCGGCAAGATCAACCTCACCGCCATTCGACGGGAAGGCTCTCGTCCGGCCGGACCCTCAACGATTCAACGTTTAATCCATCGCTTCACGCCATGCCTTGGGCGCTGAATGACTCCTGATAGAGTTTCTTCTGCTTGTCGCGTCCGTAACGGTCCGTGATTTTCTCCCAGGCCTGGTACGTGTCGTCGAGCGCCGCCTTGGGGGTGGTCTGCCCGGCAAGCACTGCGGAGACCCGCACGTCCAGCTCGTGCCAGTACTCCGCGGCACCCGGGATCCGCAGGTATTCCTGCTGTTCCGGCAGCGCCAGATTATCGTAGTACCCCGTCAGATAGGTCGTCACGTCATCCGTGTTCCAGCCGTATTGCTTCCATTCCTCCAGGCTTCCTGTGCCGACCGGTGGGAGGTATTCGTATTTCATGCCGGGCTGCACCCCAGTCCAGCCATTGCAACAGTTGAAGAGCGCGTTCTTTTTGTTCGCCATGAATGCCAGGAAGTCGTAGGTAGCCTCCTTTTTCTTCGACAACCGGGAAATCACGCAGTGCCAGGTCCCGCCGTTGGTGTTTCCGACCAGGTTGTTATCCCCTTTCTGCCACTGTTTCGTGATCGGATTATAAACTTCATCGACGCCCGGGATAACGGTCGCGCCCACCTTGCCCTGCGTGAAGTTGGTCTTCGGATCCTGGGCGAAGGTAGGCAGATCGCCCCAGGTCGGTTCCATGACGGCGTTACCTGCGAGGAAAAGGTTCCAGCCCTGCCCAAGCGTCCAGCTGATGGCCTCCTTGGGACCGCACGGCAGGAATTTGACGTAATCTTCCAGCGCACGCACATGCCCCTCGGAGTTGATCAAGGGCTTCATGTCGTCCGGGTTGAAGAAAAAATACTTATTATCCTTTGAAATGACGTACGGCGCAGCCAGCGTCAGGAAGTGAAAGAACCCCTGTTCATTCACCTTTGCGTGCAAGGAAATGCCGTAACCGTTCTTACCGTCGCCGTTCCAGTCCCAACCGGTGAAGAAGGTGGCCACGTCGTGCATTTCCTTCATCGTCTTGGGCGGGTTCGGTAAGTCGTAGCCGAGCTTGGCTTTGAATTTTTCCTGGCACTCGGGTTTGGACAGGATGTCCTTACGATAATACAGGATCTGCGCATCACCGTCGAAAAGCGCGCCGTAGACCTTTCCCTGCCAGGTGTACAGGCGCTTCATCGCCGGGAGCCAATCATCCGGGTTCCAGTACGGGTATTTGGGGTCTTTAAGGAACGGCGCCAGCTCGACGATGTAGGGCTCCTTGCCATTAAAGAAGTCGCCGTAGAACCAGGCACCCGTCATGTATGCGTCGTAACGGCCCAACCCGGTCGTCAAATCGGCAAAGATCTGTTGGTGCAACGTGTCGATCGGCACCTCGGCCACGTTCACGTGGCCGCCGGTCTCTTCTTCCCAATGTTTGGTGTGATACTTGAGGCCGTCGCCAACGGTGGCCTTGAGCACCATGACTGAAATGGTGGTACCCTTGAAGGGCTTGGTTTTTAAAAACTCGATGCGCTCCTTGGTGATCGGCGCCTCGTAGGGCGCTTCGGGAGCGGAATCGACCAGGTTACCTTCAGCCGCAACCGCCATAGGCAGAATCCGGCCAAGCAGCGCGGTTGAGATGCCGAGCTTCGTCGCACGTTCGAGAAAAGATCGTCGACTGATGCGACCGCCAAGGTAGCCGGCGGTTAATTCACGGAATTCATCGGGATGGGCAGGCATAACAGGATTAGGGGGTTCCAGATTCCGCTTGGCCGGTCGAAGCGGATCTGCCTACGGGGCCGCGATCATGCGCGGCGCCAAGGATCAGGCTGAGCTTCGCCGTTGGAAGCGAAACCATCGTTAGGGGGGATTGCTGGCCGGGAGCCTACCATGGGCCGCCCCGCAGCGTCAAGGCGGGGAGGAAGGAGTGTCGGGCACACGGCGGCCACGGCGGGGTTAGCGGCCACAACGTAAGAGTTCACACGGCGAACACGGCGAGCCACGGCGGAAAGAAGAATGCCGCAGATGAGGGCTGCACGTTAGGCATGCCGGGGATTTGCGCCGTCTTTGCCCCGGGGCAAAGACGGCGCAATCCTTGCCAGGGCCCGAATTCGGGGACCGGATGATTCTGTCTTTCCGCCGTGTTCGCCGTGGCTCGCCGTGTTCGCCGTGTGAACTCTTACGTTGTGGCCGCCAACCCCGCTGTGCCCGCAGTGTTACCGGCTCAGTTGTCTCACGGAGATGATGTGAAATTCCCCGCCGGCCCCTTTCTCGACCAGGAACGATAACGTCCCGTCCCCTTCCTTGCTTCGGGACCCGTTTGAGACCAACCAGTGAAACGGTTGCAGGACCCGGTACCGGTTGGGTCCTGCGGAACCAGCGATCGTGCACCGGCCGTTCGGGATCCATTTACGTACCGGCCACTCCTGATGGTAACTCTCCGTGGAGCGCTGCACTTGATTGCGCGTCAAATGTCCCCGGCCATAAAACGATACCCGGTTGCCGAAAAAGTGCTCCTGTCGCGAAACGTCGTTATCCTGAACAGACCGGATATAACTCCAGACGAAGGACTGCAGCCGCGATGCATCAGGCGGCGCAGAACTTTGGGCGACGGGCGGCGGGACAGCGGTACGGGCCGCGGGCACTGGCACCGCGGTCGGGGCGGGTGCGGGGACCGGGGTGGGCGCCGGTCCCGGTTCGACCGTGGGCCCCCTGACAAAATCGAATTTTGCGATGACGTTCGATCCCGCCTGCCTGCCGACCTGCGTGAGTGCACCGGCAAAGGCATCGACGTTTTTGTCGGCGACGAACGCCGCCACCGCGCCGTCCAACGCTTGCCGGAACGCCGCCGGAGCCGCCGAACCATGGACGCAACTCGGAATGAGGTTGTCCCGGTCAAAATCCGCGCGTGCCCACCGCTGATACGAGTCGAGGGTCAATGGGTCGATATCAATCCGAGCCGGGATACCCCCGTTCAAGGCGCTGAACAGTTGCTGCGCGTCTTTACTTGCGATGCTCTTCAACCAGGCGATCCCTGCTTCTTTGTGAGGTGCGGCGCTGGCCAGGGCGAACGCATCGACCACCAGCAGGAACGACCCTTCAGTTCCGGGAAAACTGACCCAGCCGAAATCAACGCCCGGCTTCAGGTTCGCCCTGGCAAACTCGCCCTCGGCCCAGTCTCCCATCGAAAGAAAGCCGGCTTTTCCGTCCACCAGTTTCTTCAGAGCCCGATCCCAGCTCAGGGCCGCATGATCCGAATTCAGGTAAGCCTGCATCCTGGCAAAATACCGCATCGCCTGCTTCACCTCAGGGTCGTCCCAGCTCATCCGGCCGCCGAACAACTCGGTCCAACCGCGCGGTCCGATAACTCCAAGCAGGGTGTTCTCAAAAAGGTGAGCAGACGCCCAGATGCCGGAATCGCCCATGGCGAGGGCCGGGATTCCTGCCGCCTCCAGCTTATCACAGGCGGCAAAGAATTCATCGAAAGTCATCTGTTTCCCGACGGTGATACCGTGCTGCTCAAGCAGCCTTTTATTGTACCAAAGCACATTTCCCCGGTGGACTCCGGCCGGCACGGCATAGACCTTGCCGTCCCGGGTGATCAGGTCGAGGAGCGATTTCGGAAATACCCGATCCCATCCGCCACCGCGATAAAGATCGGTGACGGGCTCGCAGTAACCGGGTTCAACGTATTGGCCAAACAACTCCGAACCGGCGTGACTCTGCCACGCGTCCGGGGGATTGCCTGCAGCCAGGCGCCGTTCCAACACCGGCCGCGCAACTGACCCGCTGCCGCCGGCCACGGTATCGCTCATCACGACGATGCCGGGATATTGCCGTTCATAATTTTCAGTGAGCGCTTCGAGGGCTGAAGCCTCACTGCCGGAGGTCAGCCAGGAGAGAACCTCAAGTTTAGGACGCGCAAACTCGATGAACCGGCGAGTCCACGGGTTCTGCGGATTTTCCGGCGTGTAGAGGTAGAGGCGGCGGGAGAGGAGGTACTCCTGGGTGGCGATCGTAAACGGGGTGGGCGGGAGCGGGTCGGCGCCGGGTCCCGCCACTGCAACCGGTTTGCTGCCGCGCACGAAAGACATCCCTGCAAAACCGATTCCGTCCCGGTCAGCGGCGACGTCGTCTGAGAGCTTTGCCCCGCTTTCGTATCGCAACGCTGCTGAAGACAAAGGCTGGCCGCCCAGCACGACGGATTTAAAAGTATCGAACGTGCCCGAGTCGTCGTTCGGGGCGTAGAGATTGATCGGTCCGGATGGTCCGCCCACCTGCGACCAGTCATTGATTTTGCCGCTGAAGATGCCGGCGAGCTGCTGGGTCGTAAGGGCGCTGACCGGGTTATGCTTGTTTACCAGCACCGCGATCCCGTCCAAACCGAGCAGGTGTTCGCAGTCACGCGAAAACAGGTCACCCAACCCGGCGCCGGCGCATCGTTGCGCCTCGCCGGGTTGAACGCGGCGGGAAGACATGCCGATATCGCACGCACCGGCCGCCAGGTCTTCAAAAGCCGTTTTTGATCCGTGCGCCTGGATCTCAAAAATCAGCCGGTCAGGGGATTCGTTCGGCAGGCGCGCTTCAATGGTGGTTTCATTTTGTCGGGGTCCCGTCCGGCGCTGAACGGAAATCGCGCCCTCATGGTTGAGAAAGTCTTCGCAGATCGCCGCCGCGAGTTCCGCACCGATGGCGTTCGCGCCGTGGAGCCGCAACGCCACCTGTCGGGCCGGCGGGGCACCGGCAGGCGCGGGGAGCGCGGCCGGAGGTGAAGGGGCGGCAGCCGGAAGGGCCGCGGCCGGGGCCGGGGCGGCGGACCCGGTTCCGGCGGCCATGACGTCGTCGGCTATGGCCAGGGCCGCGACCGCCGCGATCAAGGGCGACGGGTAAAACAGAGGCAATGCTCCAGGCGCAGGCGATGCGCCTGCAATCACCCGAAGGTTCGCGAATCGCCAGACGGTTGTGGAATGCTCTCCGGAGTCGCCTGAGAACCCGACCATACCCCGATCCGGGGGCGGCAGGCCGTTAAACGTCGCCTCCCGCTGATCGTTGATATAGAGGGTAGCCTGCTGACCGGCGGTAACGACGCGGACGCTATTGACCTGACCGAAGCCTTTATTGATCGCCTCACTCGGGGTCCAGTCGAGTTGATCCAACCGTTTCGAATCAACATACCGGTTGACTTTGTAGTAGCCTATTGAATTGATACAAAAACAATAAAAGTTATCGGAATCAG is a window encoding:
- a CDS encoding extracellular solute-binding protein encodes the protein MPAHPDEFRELTAGYLGGRISRRSFLERATKLGISTALLGRILPMAVAAEGNLVDSAPEAPYEAPITKERIEFLKTKPFKGTTISVMVLKATVGDGLKYHTKHWEEETGGHVNVAEVPIDTLHQQIFADLTTGLGRYDAYMTGAWFYGDFFNGKEPYIVELAPFLKDPKYPYWNPDDWLPAMKRLYTWQGKVYGALFDGDAQILYYRKDILSKPECQEKFKAKLGYDLPNPPKTMKEMHDVATFFTGWDWNGDGKNGYGISLHAKVNEQGFFHFLTLAAPYVISKDNKYFFFNPDDMKPLINSEGHVRALEDYVKFLPCGPKEAISWTLGQGWNLFLAGNAVMEPTWGDLPTFAQDPKTNFTQGKVGATVIPGVDEVYNPITKQWQKGDNNLVGNTNGGTWHCVISRLSKKKEATYDFLAFMANKKNALFNCCNGWTGVQPGMKYEYLPPVGTGSLEEWKQYGWNTDDVTTYLTGYYDNLALPEQQEYLRIPGAAEYWHELDVRVSAVLAGQTTPKAALDDTYQAWEKITDRYGRDKQKKLYQESFSAQGMA
- a CDS encoding sugar ABC transporter permease — its product is MEPASRAEARSERAFKYGMLAPAVLWVIAFTFFPIISALHYSVANYVLGQGITGYVGLENYTSLLRDAEFWHSLEITLIYVGVSVPLEICIGFLLAWIITVGFPAKGFVRSVLTAPLFTMEVAIGYLGVTLFSSQGGLISFLLGLVGIHIDWMSTGSGGLAAAILLDVWQWTPFVFLMSLAALGAIPNEIYEASMLEASSHWEVLWYVGLPLAWPVLTVAILLRLIEGLKSFGLPFALTSGGPGTSTQLFSIRDYLTTIQFFDFGHGSAMGVLYLVLASVVITFFFRQMRKRID
- a CDS encoding carbohydrate ABC transporter permease, which codes for MDSLLWSHSSRRSKIAVCVIAVLAVIWVVTPFIWAVINSVKSLPATFSAGAIMPFVNFQPTLDSWREVLGDPQCLNCLLSSFIVSAGTTLLVLVLGTPAAYSLARFEFPVPSKEIALWFLSQRVMPPVVVLVPFYILLVDLRLIDTWIGLILLYSTFNLAFCVVIMRDIFRDVSREVEEAARIEGASLWQIFYMVALPLSLDGLIVTAIIVFAFSWNEALFASALTSQHASTLPAFILASRSTRGVDFNVAAVNTIIAIAPPVILSFFVQRYLARGLSFGAVKG
- a CDS encoding ABC transporter ATP-binding protein, with the translated sequence MATVQLENVSKRYGEVLAVQQFNLTTMDGEFIVLVGPSGCGKTTTMRMIAGLEAITEGSIRIDGRNVVGMIPRERDVAMVFQNYALFPHMNVYGNMAFGLRLRKVPRTQVDAHVRNAARILGIEHLLNRRPKELSGGQRQRVALGRAIVREPRVFLMDEPLSNIDAKLRVEMRAEIIRLQRRLGVTTFYVTHDQVEALSMGDRIVVMLEGKIQQIGKPRELYAKPSNRYVAGFIGSPSMNFVRGQVLPGRRIGGDLHLTLPARLADAVAGQNLKEVWVGFRPEHLHLLRAGQNSPENVIEGTVDVVEPQGSNTLVQVAVTEKLRLNALVDPLFEPAPGDRVRLGLGEEAIHVFDPATDESLG
- a CDS encoding extracellular solute-binding protein → MNRQYQSFRVCAVVTFLWLAAGSLLIAGELLYEDGFASLDPGWGPLRDAVSVEDGRLVLKPAPNTSQTILNQSQRFGDSEITVDITMTAGDPTVAGGLIFWAADSDNFYCFCINSIGYYKVNRYVDSKRLDQLDWTPSEAINKGFGQVNSVRVVTAGQQATLYINDQREATFNGLPPPDRGMVGFSGDSGEHSTTVWRFANLRVIAGASPAPGALPLFYPSPLIAAVAALAIADDVMAAGTGSAAPAPAAALPAAAPSPPAALPAPAGAPPARQVALRLHGANAIGAELAAAICEDFLNHEGAISVQRRTGPRQNETTIEARLPNESPDRLIFEIQAHGSKTAFEDLAAGACDIGMSSRRVQPGEAQRCAGAGLGDLFSRDCEHLLGLDGIAVLVNKHNPVSALTTQQLAGIFSGKINDWSQVGGPSGPINLYAPNDDSGTFDTFKSVVLGGQPLSSAALRYESGAKLSDDVAADRDGIGFAGMSFVRGSKPVAVAGPGADPLPPTPFTIATQEYLLSRRLYLYTPENPQNPWTRRFIEFARPKLEVLSWLTSGSEASALEALTENYERQYPGIVVMSDTVAGGSGSVARPVLERRLAAGNPPDAWQSHAGSELFGQYVEPGYCEPVTDLYRGGGWDRVFPKSLLDLITRDGKVYAVPAGVHRGNVLWYNKRLLEQHGITVGKQMTFDEFFAACDKLEAAGIPALAMGDSGIWASAHLFENTLLGVIGPRGWTELFGGRMSWDDPEVKQAMRYFARMQAYLNSDHAALSWDRALKKLVDGKAGFLSMGDWAEGEFARANLKPGVDFGWVSFPGTEGSFLLVVDAFALASAAPHKEAGIAWLKSIASKDAQQLFSALNGGIPARIDIDPLTLDSYQRWARADFDRDNLIPSCVHGSAAPAAFRQALDGAVAAFVADKNVDAFAGALTQVGRQAGSNVIAKFDFVRGPTVEPGPAPTPVPAPAPTAVPVPAARTAVPPPVAQSSAPPDASRLQSFVWSYIRSVQDNDVSRQEHFFGNRVSFYGRGHLTRNQVQRSTESYHQEWPVRKWIPNGRCTIAGSAGPNRYRVLQPFHWLVSNGSRSKEGDGTLSFLVEKGAGGEFHIISVRQLSR